From one Solanum stenotomum isolate F172 chromosome 12, ASM1918654v1, whole genome shotgun sequence genomic stretch:
- the LOC125846648 gene encoding cyclic nucleotide-gated ion channel 2 isoform X1: MSSHQDVRFFLSRWFGIFRRRSVQPDNSDDNDDDNNPISNSIECYACTQVGVPVFHSTSCDGANQPEWEASAGSSLIPIQNRTDSKTGKSRSSRSRHTSGPFGRVLDPRSKRVQRWNRMILLARGMALAVDPLFFYALSIGRGGSPCLYMDGGLAAIVTVIRTSVDAVHLFHLWLQFRLAYVSRESLVVGCGKLVWDARAIASHYVRSLKGFWFDAFVILPVPQAVFWLVVPKLIREEQIKLIMTILLLMFLFQFLPKVYHCISLMRRMQKVTGYIFGTIWWGFGLNLIAYFIASHVAGGCWYVLAIQRVASCLRQQCERNPSCNLSLSCSEEVCYQFLLPTGTVGNPCAGNSTTVTRKPMCLDVNGPFPYGIYQWALPVVSSRSVTVKILYPIFWGLMTLSTFGNDLEPTSHWLEVIFSICLVLSGLMLFTLLIGNIQVFLHAVMAKKRKMQLRCRDMEWWMRRRQLPSQLRQRVRHFEHQRWAMMGGEDEMELVKDLPEGLRRDIKRFLCLDLIKKVPLFESLDDLILDNICDRVKPLVFSKDEKIIREGDPVHRVVFIVRGRVRSSQNLSKGVIATSILEPGGFFGDELLSWCLRRPFIDRLPASSATFTCIESTEAFGLDANHLRFITDHFRYKFANERLKRTARYYSSNWRTWAAVNIQLAWRRYMMRTSRPTIHVIEYGDNDHRLRKYAAMFLSIRPHDHLE; this comes from the exons ATGTCTTCTCACCAAGACGTCCGCTTCTTCCTCTCAAG GTGGTTCGGCATATTCCGACGAAGATCAGTTCAACCTGATAACAGCGATGACAACGATGACGACAACAATCCAATCTCAAATTCCATTGAATGTTATGCATGTACTCAAGTTGGCGTCCCTGTTTTCCACTCCACCAGTTGCGACGGAGCTAACCAACCGGAGTGGGAAGCTTCAGCCGGTTCTTCCCTAATTCCAATTCAAAACCGGACTGATTCAAAAACCGGAAAATCCCGGTCCAGTCGCAGCCGGCACACATCGGGGCCGTTCGGGCGTGTATTAGACCCTCGAAGCAAGCGCGTGCAGAGATGGAACCGAATGATATTATTGGCACGTGGCATGGCTTTAGCCGTTGATCCTCTATTCTTTTACGCCTTATCCATCGGCCGTGGTGGATCGCCGTGTTTGTACATGGACGGCGGCCTGGCGGCTATCGTCACGGTGATTCGGACTAGCGTCGACGCCGTGCACCTCTTCCATTTGTGGTTGCAGTTTCGGTTGGCTTACGTGTCAAGAGAATCGCTGGTGGTTGGGTGTGGGAAACTCGTGTGGGATGCGCGTGCGATTGCTTCTCACTATGTTAGGTCCCTTAAAGGATTCTGGTTCGATGCTTTTGTCATCCTTCCCGTTCCACAG GCTGTATTCTGGCTGGTGGTTCCAAAACTAATAAGAGAAGAGCAGATAAAGCTTATAATGACGATCCTTTTATTAATGTTCTTGTTCCAGTTCCTCCCCAAAGTATATCACTGTATAAGTTTAATGAGAAGGATGCAAAAGGTTACTGGATATATTTTTGGTACCATCTGGTGGGGATTTGGACTTAATCTCATTGCTTATTTTATTGCTTCTCAT GTTGCTGGGGGATGCTGGTATGTTCTTGCAATACAAAGAGTGGCTTCATGTCTAAGGCAGCAGTGTGAGCGCAACCCTTCGTGTAATCTATCTTTGTCATGCTCAGAGGAGGTGTGTTATCAGTTTCTATTGCCAACAGGAACTGTGGGAAATCCATGTGCTGGGAACTCAACAACAGTGACTAGGAAGCCAATGTGTTTGGATGTCAATGGACCATTTCCATATGGGATATACCAATGGGCACTTCCTGTTGTTTCTAGCAGATCCGTCACTGTTAAGATTCTTTACCCCATCTTTTGGGGACTGATGACCCTTAG CACATTTGGCAATGACTTAGAACCAACAAGTCACTGGCTAGAAGTTATTTTCAGTATATGCCTTGTGCTTAGTGGATTGATGCTCTTTACTCTGTTGATTGGTAACATCCAG GTGTTTTTACACGCGGTCATGGCAAAGAAGCGAAAAATGCAATTAAGATGTAGGGATATGGAATGGTGGATGAGGAGAAGACAATTGCCATCACAATTAAGACAAAGAGTTCGCCACTTTGAACACCAGAGATGGGCTATGATGGGTGGCGAAGATGAGATGGAACTTGTAAAAGACTTGCCAGAAGGACTTCGAAGGGACATCAAACGCTTTCTTTGCCTTGATCTTATTAAAAAG GTTCCTCTGTTCGAAAGTTTGGATGATCTGATTCTAGATAACATTTGTGATCGCGTTAAGCCACTTGTGTTCTCTAAAGATGAGAAG ATCATAAGAGAAGGAGATCCAGTGCACAGGGTTGTGTTCATTGTTCGTGGACGCGTAAGAAGTAGCCAAAACCTCAGTAAAGGAGTGATTGCCACAAGCATACTTGAGCCTGGAGGCTTCTTTGGAGATGAACTTCTTTCCTGGTGCTTACGCCGTCCCTTTATTGACAGACTTCCAGCTTCTTCCGCAACCTTCACTTGCATTGAATCTACAGAAGCATTTGGCTTAGATGCAAACCACCTTCGATTTATCACGGATCACTTCAGATACAAATTTGCAAACGAGAGGCTAAAGAGAACAGCAAGGTATTATTCATCCAATTGGAGAACCTGGGCTGCTGTGAATATACAGTTAGCTTGGCGACGTTACATGATGAGGACTAGCCGTCCCACTATACATGTTATCGAATATGGGGATAATGATCATCGTCTTCGGAAGTATGCTGCAATGTTCTTGTCAATCAGGCCACATGATCATCTTGAATAG
- the LOC125846648 gene encoding cyclic nucleotide-gated ion channel 2 isoform X2: MAHLLSNSRWFGIFRRRSVQPDNSDDNDDDNNPISNSIECYACTQVGVPVFHSTSCDGANQPEWEASAGSSLIPIQNRTDSKTGKSRSSRSRHTSGPFGRVLDPRSKRVQRWNRMILLARGMALAVDPLFFYALSIGRGGSPCLYMDGGLAAIVTVIRTSVDAVHLFHLWLQFRLAYVSRESLVVGCGKLVWDARAIASHYVRSLKGFWFDAFVILPVPQAVFWLVVPKLIREEQIKLIMTILLLMFLFQFLPKVYHCISLMRRMQKVTGYIFGTIWWGFGLNLIAYFIASHVAGGCWYVLAIQRVASCLRQQCERNPSCNLSLSCSEEVCYQFLLPTGTVGNPCAGNSTTVTRKPMCLDVNGPFPYGIYQWALPVVSSRSVTVKILYPIFWGLMTLSTFGNDLEPTSHWLEVIFSICLVLSGLMLFTLLIGNIQVFLHAVMAKKRKMQLRCRDMEWWMRRRQLPSQLRQRVRHFEHQRWAMMGGEDEMELVKDLPEGLRRDIKRFLCLDLIKKVPLFESLDDLILDNICDRVKPLVFSKDEKIIREGDPVHRVVFIVRGRVRSSQNLSKGVIATSILEPGGFFGDELLSWCLRRPFIDRLPASSATFTCIESTEAFGLDANHLRFITDHFRYKFANERLKRTARYYSSNWRTWAAVNIQLAWRRYMMRTSRPTIHVIEYGDNDHRLRKYAAMFLSIRPHDHLE, encoded by the exons GTGGTTCGGCATATTCCGACGAAGATCAGTTCAACCTGATAACAGCGATGACAACGATGACGACAACAATCCAATCTCAAATTCCATTGAATGTTATGCATGTACTCAAGTTGGCGTCCCTGTTTTCCACTCCACCAGTTGCGACGGAGCTAACCAACCGGAGTGGGAAGCTTCAGCCGGTTCTTCCCTAATTCCAATTCAAAACCGGACTGATTCAAAAACCGGAAAATCCCGGTCCAGTCGCAGCCGGCACACATCGGGGCCGTTCGGGCGTGTATTAGACCCTCGAAGCAAGCGCGTGCAGAGATGGAACCGAATGATATTATTGGCACGTGGCATGGCTTTAGCCGTTGATCCTCTATTCTTTTACGCCTTATCCATCGGCCGTGGTGGATCGCCGTGTTTGTACATGGACGGCGGCCTGGCGGCTATCGTCACGGTGATTCGGACTAGCGTCGACGCCGTGCACCTCTTCCATTTGTGGTTGCAGTTTCGGTTGGCTTACGTGTCAAGAGAATCGCTGGTGGTTGGGTGTGGGAAACTCGTGTGGGATGCGCGTGCGATTGCTTCTCACTATGTTAGGTCCCTTAAAGGATTCTGGTTCGATGCTTTTGTCATCCTTCCCGTTCCACAG GCTGTATTCTGGCTGGTGGTTCCAAAACTAATAAGAGAAGAGCAGATAAAGCTTATAATGACGATCCTTTTATTAATGTTCTTGTTCCAGTTCCTCCCCAAAGTATATCACTGTATAAGTTTAATGAGAAGGATGCAAAAGGTTACTGGATATATTTTTGGTACCATCTGGTGGGGATTTGGACTTAATCTCATTGCTTATTTTATTGCTTCTCAT GTTGCTGGGGGATGCTGGTATGTTCTTGCAATACAAAGAGTGGCTTCATGTCTAAGGCAGCAGTGTGAGCGCAACCCTTCGTGTAATCTATCTTTGTCATGCTCAGAGGAGGTGTGTTATCAGTTTCTATTGCCAACAGGAACTGTGGGAAATCCATGTGCTGGGAACTCAACAACAGTGACTAGGAAGCCAATGTGTTTGGATGTCAATGGACCATTTCCATATGGGATATACCAATGGGCACTTCCTGTTGTTTCTAGCAGATCCGTCACTGTTAAGATTCTTTACCCCATCTTTTGGGGACTGATGACCCTTAG CACATTTGGCAATGACTTAGAACCAACAAGTCACTGGCTAGAAGTTATTTTCAGTATATGCCTTGTGCTTAGTGGATTGATGCTCTTTACTCTGTTGATTGGTAACATCCAG GTGTTTTTACACGCGGTCATGGCAAAGAAGCGAAAAATGCAATTAAGATGTAGGGATATGGAATGGTGGATGAGGAGAAGACAATTGCCATCACAATTAAGACAAAGAGTTCGCCACTTTGAACACCAGAGATGGGCTATGATGGGTGGCGAAGATGAGATGGAACTTGTAAAAGACTTGCCAGAAGGACTTCGAAGGGACATCAAACGCTTTCTTTGCCTTGATCTTATTAAAAAG GTTCCTCTGTTCGAAAGTTTGGATGATCTGATTCTAGATAACATTTGTGATCGCGTTAAGCCACTTGTGTTCTCTAAAGATGAGAAG ATCATAAGAGAAGGAGATCCAGTGCACAGGGTTGTGTTCATTGTTCGTGGACGCGTAAGAAGTAGCCAAAACCTCAGTAAAGGAGTGATTGCCACAAGCATACTTGAGCCTGGAGGCTTCTTTGGAGATGAACTTCTTTCCTGGTGCTTACGCCGTCCCTTTATTGACAGACTTCCAGCTTCTTCCGCAACCTTCACTTGCATTGAATCTACAGAAGCATTTGGCTTAGATGCAAACCACCTTCGATTTATCACGGATCACTTCAGATACAAATTTGCAAACGAGAGGCTAAAGAGAACAGCAAGGTATTATTCATCCAATTGGAGAACCTGGGCTGCTGTGAATATACAGTTAGCTTGGCGACGTTACATGATGAGGACTAGCCGTCCCACTATACATGTTATCGAATATGGGGATAATGATCATCGTCTTCGGAAGTATGCTGCAATGTTCTTGTCAATCAGGCCACATGATCATCTTGAATAG